One Dioscorea cayenensis subsp. rotundata cultivar TDr96_F1 chromosome 17, TDr96_F1_v2_PseudoChromosome.rev07_lg8_w22 25.fasta, whole genome shotgun sequence DNA window includes the following coding sequences:
- the LOC120281121 gene encoding uncharacterized protein LOC120281121 yields the protein MDNWTLNELARPLVAACTTMVVVIACLFEEMHVNKPGRSKEPSLLRDVTRKKHMERILRGGCDYAVSYLRMDVGPFLHLASIFRDKHILVDTRHVLVEEQLPIFLHVVGHNTKNRTMRVEFLRSGGRISRYFNNVLRAICAILDDFVHPSNGTCHPKIESNPNWYPYFKDCIGLLDETHIDVSVPANEIPLFRGRKGQPKMYLQW from the exons ATGGATAATTGGACTCTTAATGAGCTTGCGAGACCATTGGTTGCTGCTTGCACCACCATGGTTGTTGTTATTGCATGCCTATTTGAGGAAATGCATGTTAATAAGCCCGGTAGAAGTAAAGAACCATCACTACTGCGTGACGTAACTAGGAAAAAGCACATGGAACGCATTTTGAGGGGTGGATGTGACTATGCCGTTAGTTACCTTAGGATGGACGTAGGACCATTCTTGCATCTTGCTTCTATTTTCCGCGACAAGCATATACTCGTTGACACCCGACATGTGTTAGTCGAGGAGCAATTACCTATTTTCTTACATGTAGTTGGGCACAACACCAAAAACAGGACCATGAGAGTTGAGTTTTTACGATCTGGTGGAAGAATTAGTCGTTATTTCAACAATGTCCTTCGAGCAATCTGTGCCATCCTTGATGACTTTGTTCATCCCTCTAATGGTACATGTCATCCTAAAATTGAGTCAAATCCAAACTGGTACCCTTATTTCAAA GACTGTATAGGATTATTAGATGAAACACATATTGATGTGTCCGTCCCTGCTAATGAAATACCACTGTTTCGTGGTCGAAAAGGGCAACCCAAAATGTACTTGCAGTGGTGA